A stretch of Rhizobium glycinendophyticum DNA encodes these proteins:
- a CDS encoding Ig-like domain-containing protein — translation MSHSLRLKQVFILLLLSLAAFVSVISLASAADVSLTFQAGVAGRQAFNIQNKHSDYVTTGPAFSGSVPGLDVISVTQSGPRLVVILYGTPTTPGTYTGTIRHDYRELFVDVDGSEYWTTGGTDSWTWEVTVLPAPPAVSSFSVTYEADSSGNVANPQVESGATLAVATQPTHGTVTVEGDYFAYTPTAGYTGTDSFTYTATKNGSTSAAATVSITVRPPIPGAGTYSTRVPGNSTNYALTLIGSPSLTGANIVRGPQHGTATISGLTVYYTPTADYYGTDTIDYVVYNDYGTSDIAQITITVTPPAPDLSDSTATVAANGSGVVLDLSDSGPIDQIMLLDEPAHGTVSVSDTSITYTPAAGYSGTDRLSYRAFNGGGYDEASVSITVTAPTLAIAPSTLPAAQVGSSYSETFSATLGTAPYTFAATGLPDGLTLSEDGTLSGIPEEAGDFTVSVTATDSLGATGEASLSLTVLPDEPVAEDVSATVAEGTSDNAITLSLSGGAAASVTVASAPAHGTATASGTSILYTPTSGYIGTDSFTYTATNAAGTSQPATVSITITSTAEAITLTPDGGALDEAMAGEAYSASISASGGTGSLVFSLTSGSLPEGVTLNVSTGALNGPLSEDATVGDYAFTLTATDSRGETGSADFSLSVVERAVTITDTTVTVAEGASPPDLYLNNKATGGPFTSAAVVAVSPSNAGTAEIVSGELASTSSSTPVGYYLRFTPSVYFTGNARVVYKLSSAIGVANGTVTYTLTADDQQVANAVDSAVRDFVGERQNLLSNQIHVPSLKDRRRMAQATEPVTVTANGSDATGAATFGFATSLAAVESARRIAAGEDRATAGLGDDFNLWLDGSVQLYRDDGTGDWGTFGLFNLGADYLISDHLLVGLSLHLDRMSDPTDEDERLTGLGWLAGPYASMEIARDIFLDTSLRYGGSANDIEAGDWTGDFDTRRWMADIALSGEWQVAPDTMLTPTMRLVYFDENVDAYEISDGAGSILGIDGFNERQLRANLGLDLAHEIELSNGLQITPSAGVKLGYAALDGNGLFGSMSAGLGLSDGSGWNVDAKLLYSVESGGSQSLGANLGLRVRF, via the coding sequence GTACCGGGATTGGACGTGATCTCGGTCACGCAGAGCGGCCCGCGGCTGGTCGTGATATTGTACGGAACGCCGACGACGCCGGGCACCTATACGGGAACGATACGTCACGACTATAGGGAACTCTTCGTGGACGTCGATGGCAGCGAATACTGGACCACTGGCGGCACCGACTCCTGGACCTGGGAAGTCACCGTGCTTCCGGCTCCGCCGGCCGTGTCGAGCTTCAGTGTCACCTATGAAGCCGACAGCAGCGGAAATGTTGCCAACCCGCAAGTGGAAAGTGGCGCGACGCTGGCCGTGGCGACCCAGCCCACCCATGGAACGGTCACCGTTGAGGGGGACTACTTTGCCTACACGCCCACCGCGGGCTATACTGGCACGGACAGCTTCACCTACACGGCGACGAAGAATGGCAGCACATCGGCGGCGGCCACCGTCAGCATCACCGTGCGGCCGCCGATCCCCGGAGCGGGAACCTATTCGACCCGTGTCCCGGGAAATTCGACGAATTATGCCCTTACGCTCATTGGCTCTCCATCCTTGACAGGCGCCAATATCGTGAGGGGGCCTCAACACGGCACAGCGACGATATCCGGCCTCACCGTCTATTACACCCCGACTGCGGACTACTACGGCACAGACACGATCGACTACGTCGTCTACAACGACTATGGTACCTCCGATATCGCACAGATCACCATCACTGTGACGCCACCTGCTCCGGATCTCTCGGATTCCACCGCCACTGTCGCCGCCAATGGCAGTGGTGTCGTACTCGATCTCTCCGACTCCGGACCTATCGACCAGATCATGCTGCTCGACGAACCCGCGCACGGCACGGTGTCCGTCTCGGACACCTCGATCACCTATACCCCGGCGGCCGGCTATTCCGGCACGGACAGGCTTTCTTACCGCGCCTTCAACGGCGGGGGCTACGACGAGGCGAGCGTCTCGATCACGGTCACCGCCCCGACGCTGGCCATCGCGCCTTCGACGCTGCCTGCGGCCCAAGTCGGCTCGTCCTACAGCGAAACCTTTTCCGCCACACTCGGCACCGCGCCCTACACCTTCGCTGCCACGGGTCTGCCGGACGGCCTGACCCTGTCCGAAGACGGCACGCTCTCCGGCATCCCTGAGGAAGCGGGTGACTTCACCGTCAGCGTCACCGCGACCGATTCCCTCGGCGCCACGGGCGAGGCGAGCCTTTCCTTGACGGTGCTGCCGGATGAGCCGGTTGCCGAAGACGTCTCCGCGACCGTCGCTGAGGGAACCAGCGATAACGCCATCACACTCTCCTTGAGCGGCGGGGCAGCCGCAAGCGTGACGGTGGCGAGCGCCCCCGCGCACGGCACGGCTACAGCCTCCGGCACGTCCATCCTCTACACCCCGACGTCGGGCTATATCGGCACCGACAGCTTCACCTACACCGCCACCAATGCCGCCGGCACCTCCCAACCCGCCACGGTCTCGATCACCATAACCTCGACAGCCGAGGCCATCACCCTCACGCCGGACGGCGGCGCGCTGGATGAGGCCATGGCCGGTGAAGCCTACAGTGCGTCGATCTCCGCCTCCGGCGGCACCGGCAGCCTCGTCTTCAGCCTGACCTCCGGTAGCCTGCCGGAGGGCGTAACGCTCAACGTCTCGACCGGCGCGCTTAACGGTCCGCTCTCGGAAGACGCGACCGTCGGCGACTACGCCTTCACGCTCACTGCGACCGACAGCCGGGGCGAAACTGGCTCCGCCGATTTTAGCCTTTCCGTCGTCGAGCGTGCCGTCACCATCACCGATACCACCGTCACCGTGGCCGAAGGCGCAAGCCCACCTGATCTTTACCTCAACAACAAGGCGACTGGCGGTCCCTTCACCAGTGCCGCAGTCGTCGCGGTCTCCCCGTCCAATGCCGGCACGGCAGAAATCGTCAGCGGCGAACTCGCCTCGACCTCGTCCTCAACCCCTGTCGGCTACTACCTGCGCTTCACGCCCAGCGTCTACTTCACCGGCAATGCCCGTGTGGTCTACAAGCTGTCGAGCGCTATCGGCGTTGCCAACGGCACGGTGACCTACACGCTCACTGCCGACGATCAGCAGGTCGCCAACGCCGTCGACAGCGCCGTGCGCGATTTCGTCGGTGAGCGCCAGAACCTGCTCTCCAACCAGATCCATGTGCCGAGCCTGAAGGATCGCCGCCGCATGGCACAGGCGACGGAACCGGTCACGGTCACCGCCAATGGCTCCGATGCCACCGGTGCCGCCACCTTCGGCTTTGCCACCAGCCTCGCCGCAGTCGAATCGGCCCGTCGCATCGCCGCAGGCGAAGACCGTGCCACGGCCGGCCTCGGCGATGATTTCAACCTGTGGCTCGACGGCAGCGTTCAGCTCTATCGCGATGACGGCACCGGCGACTGGGGCACCTTCGGCCTCTTCAATCTCGGCGCCGATTACCTGATTTCCGACCACCTGCTCGTCGGTCTGTCGCTGCATCTCGACCGCATGTCCGATCCGACCGACGAAGACGAACGTTTGACCGGCCTCGGCTGGCTCGCCGGTCCCTATGCCTCGATGGAGATCGCCCGCGACATCTTCCTGGACACCAGCCTGCGTTATGGCGGCTCCGCCAATGATATCGAAGCGGGCGACTGGACTGGCGATTTCGACACGCGCCGCTGGATGGCTGACATCGCGCTCAGCGGCGAATGGCAGGTGGCACCGGATACGATGCTGACGCCAACCATGCGTCTGGTCTATTTCGACGAAAACGTGGACGCCTACGAGATCTCTGACGGAGCCGGCAGTATTCTCGGCATCGACGGTTTCAACGAACGCCAGCTGCGCGCCAATCTCGGCCTCGACCTCGCCCACGAGATCGAGCTGTCCAATGGCCTGCAAATCACCCCTTCCGCGGGCGTCAAGCTCGGTTATGCAGCCCTCGACGGTAACGGCCTCTTCGGCTCCATGTCCGCCGGTCTCGGCCTGTCCGATGGGTCAGGCTGGAATGTCGATGCCAAACTCCTCTATTCCGTCGAAAGCGGCGGAAGCCAGTCGCTCGGTGCCAATCTCGGTCTGCGCGTTCGGTTCTGA
- a CDS encoding MarR family winged helix-turn-helix transcriptional regulator has product MHSNDPLPGDIDTPSTATPTDAASTGLALVGQAMTRMRLLIGRRFIGRIALKRMGTGLELSDIDAIGVIKRIGNQQEVTVGAIAEQMRIDPSRGSRIVADLVRQGMLERAASQEDGRRSLVRITDAGRGVLAQIEAIKHETIIEATAGWTEEEIDSFARLYARFTAGLEAQFDRFEQDEA; this is encoded by the coding sequence ATGCACAGCAATGACCCCTTGCCCGGCGACATCGACACGCCTTCAACCGCCACTCCGACCGATGCAGCCAGCACCGGCCTTGCCCTTGTCGGCCAGGCGATGACGCGCATGCGGCTCCTGATCGGCCGGCGCTTCATCGGCCGCATTGCGTTAAAGCGCATGGGAACGGGGCTCGAACTCTCCGACATCGATGCGATCGGCGTGATCAAGCGGATCGGCAATCAGCAGGAGGTAACGGTCGGGGCCATTGCCGAGCAGATGCGGATCGACCCGTCGCGCGGCAGCAGGATCGTTGCCGATCTCGTGCGCCAGGGAATGCTGGAACGGGCGGCCTCGCAGGAAGACGGGCGGCGCAGCCTGGTGCGCATCACGGATGCGGGACGGGGCGTGCTGGCCCAGATCGAGGCGATCAAGCACGAGACGATCATCGAGGCCACCGCCGGCTGGACGGAGGAGGAGATCGACAGCTTCGCCCGGCTCTACGCCCGCTTCACGGCAGGGCTCGAGGCACAGTTCGACAGGTTCGAACAGGACGAGGCTTGA